Within the bacterium genome, the region CTACCTGAGCGCCGAGGAGGCCATCGAATACGGTCTGGTGGACCGTGTGATCCAGGGCGAGGGCTTTAACGACAACAGCGGAAAATAGTGGCTCAAGGGCGGGAGAGGAAAGTGCGCAAGGTACTGTTTGAAAGAATCAATATCGGGCTGGCAGTCTCGGTTATCGGTTGTGTTCTCCTGGCCGCCTGCGGCGGCAAGGAAAAGAACCCGTACCTGGAAAGCGTCAAGATCGAGCAGCTCACGATCAAACCCACCCCGAGACTCGATGAGGTCGATCTCACCGCGCGCCTGGCCGCGGCCGTGCTGGATTCCCTGCGCAACGGCGCCGATTTCGCGGTCATGGCCAAGCGCTACAGCTCGCATGCCAGCGCCACCCACGGCGGGATGCTCACCCTGGTCCCAGGCTGGATGCCGGCCGAGTTCGATGACAGCCTGGCTGTCCTGCCGGATGGCCGGCTGAGCGGTGTGATCCGCACCCAGACCTCGGTGTTCATCGTGGCGCGCGATTCCAGCCAGTACCTTTCGGTCCGCAGCAGCCATATCCTGATCGCACCCGACACCACCCGCGCCTGGGTCAGCCGCGACAAGGCCTGGAAAGAGGCCGAGGACAAGGCCTGGGAACTCTACCGCCGGATAAAGAACGGCGAGAGTTTCTACGACCTGGCCAAGGAATTTTCGAAGGACCCCGGCTCGGCGCAGAATGGCGGCGACCTCGGCTGGACCAAGCGCAACACCATGGTCCGGGAATTCGAGGA harbors:
- a CDS encoding peptidylprolyl isomerase; protein product: MRKVLFERINIGLAVSVIGCVLLAACGGKEKNPYLESVKIEQLTIKPTPRLDEVDLTARLAAAVLDSLRNGADFAVMAKRYSSHASATHGGMLTLVPGWMPAEFDDSLAVLPDGRLSGVIRTQTSVFIVARDSSQYLSVRSSHILIAPDTTRAWVSRDKAWKEAEDKAWELYRRIKNGESFYDLAKEFSKDPGSAQNGGDLGWTKRNTMVREFEDVAFTQEEGAVHEPVKTRFGWHVIRTVKKKDQNCYLRLIEFKVPLSQEDLARARKVAEQARRQALSGEQLEKIAAELNSTSEAEVSYSKPYEVRKRLLLPQIAEKIEKLDAGDISELISGDSNYYFIRLMEK